GTCATCTGGCCGCGGCACTGGCGACGTCGACCCTTATCAATAACGACGGCGACGACCTGAGCGTCTCGACGGTTCCCGATGCAATCGTCCTCTTCAATCCCATTCTTGGCATGCGGCTGAACCGCCTGATCGATGAATCGATTGCCAAAGACTTCAGCCCTTACCACAACGCTCATACCGGTATCCCGCCCACGCTGGCGATGTGGGGCGATGACGACAAATTCATGTCCGTCGAACAGATCGGCCAATACAAGTCGAAGCTTGAAGAGCTCGGCGTCGGCATTGAGGTGGAAGTCTATCCCGGGCAGCGACACTCTTTCTTTGACAACAGCAGGGAGTGGGTGGTGACCACGCTCAGCAGGATGGATCGCTTTCTCCAGTCGCGCGGGTTTCTGCAGGGACCCGCTGGGGTTGAGACCTGGGCGGACGAATTAGGTCGTTAGAAGCCGGAGAAAGATCTTCGCAGCGGTAGTAGCTGTGGGACCGTAGGGGCTCCGCTTGCGGATGTCCGCAGCGCCGTACAGACGATGCTTCGCTTTGTCCTCGAGCTGCGGCTTCTGGACGAAGCCGTGGCATCCGCAAGCAGAGCCTCTACGAAGCGTGATCAGGAGCGGGTTGAATGCATGCTTTTGGCTCAACTTTGTCAGCTTATGGCTTAAAATCGTCTGTCCGAAAAGGGTAGGCGGGTAAGCCCGCGCCGTTGACGAGGTTGACCTCGGGTTTTCCGGCAAAGGCATAACGTACGTAGCGTGGGATTTGTATCTCATCCGAATGCAAAACGACGGTTTCGCCATCCAGTTCAGCTTCAGCGGGAACCCAGACCCTCGACTCGTCCGCGATCCAGAATCCGGTGGGCGGCCCAGCGTCCGTTGTCGTCAAGCCCTTGGCATGATCGAAGTGCACGAGCAGACGATCCTCTTTCACCTCGACCGCTTGCATTTCCGGTCCCTCGGCTTCGACCGCTTCGTCCAGGGTATCCCGCCGAGCCAGCAAAGCCAGGCGCCGACCGACCGGTAATTTATCCTTCGGGTGGATGTTCCTGAGATCCCCCAGGTCGATGGTGTTGACCACCGAAGTGTGGGGCAGTTCCAGCGCTTTGAGCTGGGCCTCCCGCATCCATGCCCAAGAGTGAGTCGCCGGATGTTCGGCACCGAGTTGCGGGCCGCTTTCCAGCGGTTTGAAGTAGCCGGGCAGCATCACCACCATGAAGTGCAGGTCCGCTCGTCCCCATTCCTGTCGGTAGCGCCGGATCCAAGCCTTCAGTGTCGGCCCGTATTTCAGCATCCCGGAGTTACGGGCATACCACGGCTCATCCAGCATCCCCTGCATGGACTGAGTGTTGCGCTCGCCCTGATACCAGACCAGCCCCCGGCAGGCGTAGGGCACCAGCGGGTGCATCATGGCATTGTAGAGAATGTTCGGCTGGCGGCGCAGAAAGATATCGTCCCGCTTCGGCCACGGGCGGGGACCGTCGAGGATCGATTGTATGCGCTCTAGCGTCCCGGTATCCGCATCGAATTCCTCCATGATGGTTTTGAAGTGGGGCACGGTATCGGTCATATCTCGGGGCATCCAAGCTTCGATCGAGGAACTGCCCCAAGATGTGAGAATGATGCCAATCGGCACGTCGATGGCCTCTTCCAGACAGTAAGCGAATGCAAGCGCGACCGCACTGTCCGGAGCTTGCGTCACCCACTTGCCCCGACAGTCGTTTTTTTCGGCCACGGCGACAGTGTTTTTGACTTCAAAGCTGCGGACGTTTTCGACCGACGGACGAAGGGCATCCACCTCCGGGGCAAACTTCACCCGCATCTGCATGTTGGATTGTCCCGAGCAAATCCAGACTTCGCCCACGACAATGTTGCGGAAACGAATCTCGGGCTCGTTCCCGTTCCGCAGGATCATGTCACGAGGGTCACTCGTGGCTGGTATCGGTTCCAGATGAACCCTCCACTCACCGCTTGCATCGGCCCGTGTCTGCATCTTCTGATCGCCGAACTCCACTGAGATAGGTGACCCCGGTGCGGCACGGCCCCAGATCGGCACCGGCATGTCGCGCTGGAGCACGGCGTTGTCGCTAAAGAGAGGTGCCGCGCGGAATGTTTCACCGGGGACGATACTCACGACGAAATTAAGGCACAGGATAGTGAAAATGCAGCGAGCGCGGCTGAAGGAGTTCATGATTGTGTTTTAACTGGTCAGGGTCGGATTGGTAGCTGAAAAAAGCGTCGTATTTGTCAGCCCATCTTATGCAGGGATCTGTGGGCATGCATTCAGTCACTCGTAAAACCTGGCGGTTGGCGATTCGTTCTTGAATTTATTAATAAATATCAGTTTTCATAGTTGAATTAGACCTGATGCATAAAATCAATCATTGAAACCATGACGCACTATTGTTCCGGGCCTTGCGTTGACCCATTCATCCCTAGAAAACCTCACCCTT
This region of Coraliomargarita sinensis genomic DNA includes:
- a CDS encoding alpha/beta hydrolase — protein: MRHLVLFIVLFLPLFAQGSAWKKSASFAPDDEVVYRTIEGQFLKLHMFYPEGGKPATARPAIVFFHGGGFSKGNPGAFFYACDYFSSRGMVAVSAQYRLRNKAKGYTRQTCLKDAKSAMRYIRQDAESLGIDPDKLAAAGGSAGGHLAAALATSTLINNDGDDLSVSTVPDAIVLFNPILGMRLNRLIDESIAKDFSPYHNAHTGIPPTLAMWGDDDKFMSVEQIGQYKSKLEELGVGIEVEVYPGQRHSFFDNSREWVVTTLSRMDRFLQSRGFLQGPAGVETWADELGR
- a CDS encoding sialate O-acetylesterase encodes the protein MNSFSRARCIFTILCLNFVVSIVPGETFRAAPLFSDNAVLQRDMPVPIWGRAAPGSPISVEFGDQKMQTRADASGEWRVHLEPIPATSDPRDMILRNGNEPEIRFRNIVVGEVWICSGQSNMQMRVKFAPEVDALRPSVENVRSFEVKNTVAVAEKNDCRGKWVTQAPDSAVALAFAYCLEEAIDVPIGIILTSWGSSSIEAWMPRDMTDTVPHFKTIMEEFDADTGTLERIQSILDGPRPWPKRDDIFLRRQPNILYNAMMHPLVPYACRGLVWYQGERNTQSMQGMLDEPWYARNSGMLKYGPTLKAWIRRYRQEWGRADLHFMVVMLPGYFKPLESGPQLGAEHPATHSWAWMREAQLKALELPHTSVVNTIDLGDLRNIHPKDKLPVGRRLALLARRDTLDEAVEAEGPEMQAVEVKEDRLLVHFDHAKGLTTTDAGPPTGFWIADESRVWVPAEAELDGETVVLHSDEIQIPRYVRYAFAGKPEVNLVNGAGLPAYPFRTDDFKP